Proteins from a genomic interval of Candidatus Rokuibacteriota bacterium:
- a CDS encoding polymer-forming cytoskeletal protein, producing MLGRNSSKPQTTTSLSQEIAAGPKANTGPLLTIVGASAKLEGKFEITDSIQIECEVGGELSVGGKLVIGEKGVVNANVLTVDAVIMGVYEGNMVATGNVEIAETGRVTGNIETDSLVISKGGFFNGNVVKSKGDDAAMGPRPVHLVDGARAVTTQR from the coding sequence ATGCTTGGACGGAACAGCAGCAAGCCGCAGACGACGACGTCGTTGTCCCAGGAGATCGCGGCCGGTCCCAAGGCCAACACCGGGCCGCTGCTGACCATCGTCGGCGCCTCGGCGAAGCTCGAGGGCAAGTTCGAGATCACCGACTCGATCCAGATCGAGTGCGAGGTGGGTGGCGAGCTGTCGGTGGGCGGGAAGCTGGTCATCGGCGAGAAGGGAGTCGTCAACGCCAACGTCCTCACCGTGGATGCCGTCATCATGGGCGTCTACGAGGGCAACATGGTCGCCACGGGCAACGTCGAGATCGCCGAGACGGGCCGAGTCACCGGGAACATCGAGACGGACTCGCTCGTGATCTCCAAGGGCGGCTTCTTCAACGGCAACGTCGTCAAGAGCAAGGGCGACGACGCCGCGATGGGGCCGCGGCCCGTCCATTTGGTGGATGGGGCTCGCGCTGTCACGACGCAGCGGTAA